One Stenotrophomonas sp. SAU14A_NAIMI4_5 DNA segment encodes these proteins:
- a CDS encoding response regulator has protein sequence MARIVLIEDSPTDRAVFTQWLRRAGHEVLEADNAEDGLQLVRDQVPQLVLMDVVLPGMSGFQATRAMSRDAAIKHIPVIIVSTKAMETDKAWGLRQGAADYIVKPPREEDLIARINELVA, from the coding sequence ATGGCTCGTATCGTCCTGATCGAGGATTCACCGACCGACCGCGCGGTGTTCACCCAGTGGCTGCGCCGTGCCGGCCACGAGGTGCTGGAAGCGGACAACGCCGAGGATGGCCTGCAGCTGGTGCGTGACCAGGTTCCGCAGCTGGTGCTGATGGACGTGGTCCTGCCCGGCATGAGCGGCTTCCAGGCCACCCGCGCGATGTCGCGCGATGCGGCGATCAAGCACATCCCGGTGATCATCGTCAGCACCAAGGCGATGGAAACCGACAAGGCATGGGGCCTGCGCCAGGGCGCGGCCGATTACATCGTCAAGCCGCCGCGCGAGGAAGACCTGATCGCGCGGATCAACGAACTGGTGGCCTGA
- a CDS encoding methyl-accepting chemotaxis protein, translating into MSTASDAPKTGKLRLGGSNLWLALLALSMILFGVNTGVSTWQGSRLADAGSKAADLQVLSQQLANQGRDAVGGNAQAFTAFKATRNAIEQNVSTLQGRYGNEPGVSKAITTLSDTWAPLGKQAGQLVASEPAVLALAGNANNFTGAVPGLQAQLNELVRAMSASGAPASQVYSALQQVVVAGSMARRVTEMRAGGAAAAASGDALARDITVFSQVLDGLRNGNEDLGITAVRGAGAVAALEQSQQKWEAMKQDADAILASSRQLFAAQSAANALGQGSSRMLDDSRKLFEAFSSFGSVSDTRLFPNFWIGVISGALSLIAIIGFVSTSVRSRSREQELRYQTQVEFNSRNQQAIMRLLDEISSLGEGDLTVKASVTEDMTGAIADAINYAVDELRHLVTTINDTSAKVAVSTQETQATAMQLAEAAGHQANQITSASDRIGEIAASIEQVSRNSAESADVAQRSVVIAAEGAGVVRETIQGMDQIRDQIQETSKRIKRLGESSQEIGSIVELINDISEQTNILALNAAVQAASAGEAGRGFAVVADEVQRLAERTSGATRRIENLVQAIQADTNEAVTSMEQTTAEVVSGARLAEDAGTALTEIERVSNALNTLIKNISIAAQQQSAAASDITRTMGVIRQITGQTSQGAGQTAESIGHLAQLAADLRRSVADFKLPA; encoded by the coding sequence ATGAGTACTGCTTCGGACGCCCCCAAGACCGGCAAGCTGCGGCTGGGCGGCAGCAACCTCTGGCTGGCCCTGCTGGCCCTGTCGATGATCCTGTTCGGTGTGAACACCGGCGTCTCCACCTGGCAGGGCAGCCGCCTGGCCGATGCCGGTTCCAAGGCCGCCGACCTGCAGGTGCTCTCGCAGCAGCTGGCCAACCAGGGCCGTGATGCCGTGGGCGGCAACGCACAGGCGTTCACCGCTTTCAAGGCCACCCGCAACGCCATCGAGCAGAACGTGTCCACGCTGCAGGGCCGCTACGGCAACGAGCCGGGCGTGTCCAAGGCGATCACCACGCTGTCCGACACCTGGGCCCCGCTGGGCAAGCAGGCCGGCCAGCTGGTCGCCAGCGAGCCGGCGGTGCTGGCGCTGGCCGGCAACGCCAACAACTTCACCGGCGCGGTGCCGGGCCTGCAGGCCCAGTTGAACGAGCTGGTGCGCGCGATGTCCGCTTCCGGTGCCCCCGCATCGCAGGTGTACAGCGCCCTGCAGCAGGTCGTGGTGGCCGGTTCGATGGCCCGCCGCGTGACCGAAATGCGCGCCGGTGGCGCCGCCGCGGCTGCCTCGGGCGACGCCCTGGCCCGCGACATCACCGTGTTCTCGCAGGTGCTCGATGGCCTGCGCAACGGCAACGAAGACCTCGGCATCACCGCTGTGCGCGGTGCCGGTGCGGTCGCTGCGCTGGAACAGTCGCAGCAGAAGTGGGAGGCGATGAAGCAGGACGCCGATGCGATCCTGGCCAGCTCGCGCCAGCTGTTCGCCGCGCAGTCCGCCGCCAACGCGCTGGGCCAGGGCTCCTCGCGCATGCTGGACGACAGCCGCAAGCTGTTCGAGGCGTTCTCCTCGTTCGGCTCGGTGTCCGATACCCGCCTGTTCCCGAACTTCTGGATCGGCGTCATCTCCGGTGCGCTGTCGCTGATCGCGATCATCGGCTTCGTTTCCACCAGCGTGCGCAGCCGTTCGCGCGAGCAGGAACTGCGCTACCAGACCCAGGTGGAGTTCAACAGCCGCAACCAGCAGGCGATCATGCGGCTGCTGGACGAAATCTCCTCGCTCGGTGAGGGTGACCTGACCGTCAAGGCCTCGGTGACCGAGGACATGACCGGCGCCATCGCAGACGCCATCAACTACGCCGTGGACGAACTGCGCCACCTGGTGACCACCATCAACGACACCTCGGCCAAGGTCGCCGTGTCCACCCAGGAAACCCAGGCCACCGCCATGCAGCTGGCAGAGGCGGCGGGCCACCAGGCCAACCAGATCACCTCGGCCTCGGACCGCATCGGCGAAATCGCGGCGAGCATCGAGCAGGTGTCGCGCAACTCGGCCGAGTCCGCCGACGTGGCACAGCGCTCGGTGGTCATCGCCGCCGAGGGTGCCGGCGTGGTCCGCGAGACCATCCAGGGCATGGACCAGATCCGCGACCAGATCCAAGAAACCTCCAAGCGCATCAAGCGCCTGGGTGAGTCCTCGCAGGAAATCGGCTCGATCGTGGAACTGATCAACGACATTTCCGAGCAGACCAACATCCTGGCGTTGAACGCGGCCGTGCAGGCAGCGTCGGCCGGTGAAGCCGGTCGCGGTTTCGCGGTCGTGGCCGACGAAGTGCAGCGCCTGGCAGAACGTACCTCGGGTGCGACCCGACGCATCGAAAACCTGGTCCAGGCCATTCAGGCCGATACCAACGAAGCGGTGACCTCGATGGAGCAGACCACTGCTGAAGTGGTCTCCGGTGCGCGCCTGGCCGAGGACGCCGGTACCGCACTGACCGAGATCGAGCGCGTGTCCAACGCCCTCAACACCCTCATCAAGAACATCTCCATCGCCGCCCAGCAGCAGTCCGCTGCGGCCTCGGACATCACCCGCACGATGGGCGTGATCCGCCAGATCACCGGCCAGACCTCGCAGGGTGCCGGACAGACCGCCGAGTCGATCGGCCACCTGGCGCAGTTGGCGGCCGACCTGCGTCGTTCGGTCGCCGACTTCAAGCTGCCGGCGTGA
- a CDS encoding chemotaxis protein CheW: protein MRSPFDILEAYERRSLSHAVQLPGRQFAEDLWRGVGFRVGQRRLVSDFREVVEIVPMPPVTPVPCAQPWLLGVGNLRGNLFPVVDLKYFLEGARTVQQEGQRVLIMRQAGGDVALTIDELFGQRSFELGQQVQAGILAEGRYGHFVDRAFHADGHDWGVFSLSLLSRTPEFRQAAA from the coding sequence ATGCGTTCGCCCTTCGACATTCTTGAAGCCTACGAACGGCGCAGCCTGTCCCATGCGGTGCAGCTGCCCGGGCGGCAGTTCGCCGAGGACCTGTGGCGTGGCGTCGGCTTCCGCGTGGGCCAGCGCCGGCTGGTGTCCGATTTCCGCGAAGTGGTGGAAATCGTGCCGATGCCGCCGGTGACCCCGGTGCCCTGCGCGCAGCCGTGGCTGCTGGGCGTGGGCAACCTGCGCGGCAACCTGTTCCCGGTGGTCGACCTGAAGTACTTCCTGGAAGGCGCGCGCACCGTGCAGCAGGAAGGCCAGCGCGTGCTGATCATGCGCCAGGCCGGCGGCGACGTCGCCCTGACCATCGACGAGCTGTTCGGCCAGCGCAGTTTCGAACTGGGCCAGCAGGTCCAGGCCGGCATCCTGGCCGAAGGCCGCTACGGTCATTTCGTCGATCGCGCCTTCCATGCCGACGGTCATGACTGGGGCGTGTTCTCGCTCTCGTTGCTGTCGCGCACCCCTGAATTCCGGCAAGCCGCGGCCTGA
- the gshB gene encoding glutathione synthase, with product MPLNVIVVMDPIAHIKIAKDTTFAMLLEAQRRGHALHYVRPGGLALEGGVAVAQTAPLQVRDDPSGWYELGAFSRTAFGPGQIVLMRKDPPVDAEYVYDTQVLDAAAAAGACVVNNPQGLRDYNEKLAALLFPQCCPPTLVSRDAKALKAFALEHGQAVLKPLDGMGGRSIFRSGQGDPNLNVILETLTDGGRKLALAQKFIPDITAGDKRILLVDGEPVDYCLARIPQGDEFRGNLAAGGRGEGRPLSERDRWIAAQVGPEMKRRGMRFVGLDVIGDYLTEVNVTSPTCVRELDAQYGLNIAGTLFDAIEAGLR from the coding sequence ATGCCGTTGAACGTCATCGTGGTGATGGACCCCATCGCCCACATCAAGATCGCCAAGGACACCACCTTCGCCATGCTGCTGGAAGCCCAGCGCCGCGGCCATGCCCTGCACTATGTGCGGCCGGGCGGCCTGGCCCTGGAAGGCGGCGTGGCGGTGGCCCAGACCGCCCCGCTGCAGGTCCGCGACGACCCCTCCGGCTGGTACGAGCTTGGCGCATTCAGCCGCACCGCGTTCGGCCCGGGCCAGATCGTGCTGATGCGCAAGGACCCGCCGGTCGATGCCGAATACGTCTATGACACCCAGGTGCTGGACGCCGCCGCCGCCGCAGGTGCCTGCGTGGTCAACAACCCGCAGGGCCTGCGCGACTACAACGAGAAGCTGGCCGCCCTGCTGTTCCCGCAGTGCTGCCCGCCGACCCTGGTCAGCCGCGACGCCAAGGCACTGAAGGCCTTCGCCCTGGAACACGGCCAGGCCGTGCTGAAGCCGCTGGACGGCATGGGCGGTCGCTCGATCTTCCGCAGCGGCCAGGGCGATCCGAACCTGAACGTGATCCTGGAAACCCTGACCGACGGCGGCCGCAAGCTGGCGCTGGCCCAGAAGTTCATTCCCGACATCACCGCCGGCGACAAGCGCATCCTGCTGGTCGACGGCGAACCGGTGGACTACTGCCTGGCGCGCATCCCGCAGGGTGACGAGTTCCGCGGCAACCTGGCCGCCGGTGGCCGCGGTGAAGGCCGCCCGCTGAGCGAGCGTGACCGCTGGATCGCCGCCCAGGTCGGGCCGGAAATGAAGCGCCGCGGCATGCGTTTCGTCGGCCTGGACGTGATCGGTGATTACCTGACCGAAGTGAACGTGACCAGCCCGACCTGCGTGCGCGAGCTGGACGCGCAGTACGGGCTGAACATCGCCGGCACCCTGTTCGACGCGATCGAGGCCGGCCTGCGCTGA
- the pilG gene encoding twitching motility response regulator PilG encodes MTENTTAGGELAGLRVMVIDDSKTIRRTAETLLKREGCEVVTATDGFEALAKIADQQPQIIFVDIMMPRLDGYQTCALIKGNQLFKATPVIMLSSKDGLFDKARGRIVGSEQYLTKPFTREELLGAIRTYVNA; translated from the coding sequence ATGACTGAAAACACGACTGCGGGCGGGGAGCTCGCAGGACTCCGGGTGATGGTCATCGATGACTCGAAGACCATCCGCCGGACTGCGGAAACGCTGCTGAAGCGCGAAGGCTGCGAAGTGGTGACCGCGACCGATGGCTTCGAGGCCTTGGCCAAGATCGCCGACCAGCAGCCACAGATCATCTTCGTGGACATCATGATGCCCCGTCTCGACGGGTATCAGACCTGCGCGCTGATCAAGGGCAACCAGCTGTTCAAGGCAACGCCGGTCATCATGCTGTCCTCCAAGGACGGCCTGTTCGACAAGGCCCGCGGACGCATCGTCGGCTCGGAACAGTACCTGACCAAGCCTTTCACGCGGGAAGAACTGCTGGGTGCCATCCGCACATACGTCAACGCCTGA
- a CDS encoding Hpt domain-containing protein has protein sequence MSSLRDAMSHAALGWVKPELDETLRQVRHEVEYFVEDPADGSRMRICAGYLHQVQGTLRMVELYAPAMVAEELEQLAVAVGEGRVADRDEACATLMRGSVLLPDYLERLQNGHRDIPIVLMPLLNEIRAARGEEGVNDSVLFAFAPDSVSATEAELDHARGSLSGRNRELLDTVGSAVKEELLQVKDALDLHLRTGAAPQQLQEQVTKLGAVGDTLGMMGLGAARGVVAQQRDALLAVVEGRQQIDEDMLLDIAGALLYVDASLDDQVAHLGAGGSGEDDPSAVENRRTVEVLAHEAIANFAAAREHFVAFIETSWNHAELQDVPRLLGDVSGALRMLDLGTAADYLRGVQQYIEAELIGRQRVPSGRQLDTLADAMASLEYYLEALRDRRPGREDILDITRSSLETLRYWPLPERSSTVAETETEADADPLQPIERESVPLAAAALQLEPVEIAVQPAAPAPGEIPPPLPDFTFDPLPAAPVADNSLMFGALGGQDIAASAPEQAEPAPLLFAASTAPVPSVPQWELGGHDAAPVADERAPTFNSFDPVSFEHEGAAQHVAPQWSLSDVEAAQADDGDALVLEDSVEDFGVAALDDAAGASLELAAVPVFDPVAAEHDGPAVLADEVVFHFDNSALDNADDVLSLQAMETLSLDEEDDAQLPVLEIVDAVEAAPVEVLELESTATIEPVEQIDMTDVVAEAAPVEMIEALAAAETGADEVLATAAAPATTVSLVDVDTIAPIDFSEADAQFFAELSAAAAEFNPRAVPATPAPEVAAVAAEATGFEAGFDDDAENIDQDIREVFLEEFDDEMGNLGTLLPAWRMQPDNMDRLRPIRRIFHTLKGSGRLVGARTLGEFAWKIEGMLNRVLDGSRAATPAVLAMVDHANTALPQLNAALRDGQRVTVDLQAMQAIADRVAAGEETFYVPLPVAAAPQPVAPTEAVADVPVLDDAAAVEAALAADTVAELVGTPANIDSVLREILEAEVEVHLATLQQWLQSAQQAEQPVNDALLRAVHTMNGAFAMTEVPEITAVTGAAESYIKRALAAEVVPGAEALGALDATAQAIGATMDALQAEQPRIAPQAELAQRLQALAGELPEARWPMVGLEMDDEDFDEVEAEAEAEAEAEANAADIDVVDVQRDAEVEADVVADIEAPADAAVPVAEAEAAPDAGLEAAELTGGEDLSRYFDAGWPSMPEAAATLPTVIEADAVVEAIEADDVAETAEVAPVAIDVDAAGLTAVDDLSPYLDASALPVDDRDLEDAVVAAESDAIALSPLPQAPVVEAVDQDIEALALDSDATSLQDEMAVPGFAEPVTLEAALEAGLHVIEDEQAQDEDGQWPVLGLQASELAPGEAEAFAEDADVGGEAAVGEGESADLPSPATVNDDVLVDDASTDEVAEVAAPVRLFEMEEAPGHSQDAAEAAVVAAEAVEPDAIEAEPAEAEAEAEAEADQLDFTVYDRELVDIFVEEGKDLLDHCDGLISELRDAPQDREVVAGLQRDLHTLKGGARMAGINAIGDLGHSIESLLEAVAAGRTEIERPDVQLLERGFDRLHQLLTRTGDHRVVEPPQDLVDAFEARTRSDAAATAKAAAASTDPADEAPVATVPLPLGDAPLSAPLPVEGAPEEDPLARPQQEQVRVRADLLDRLVNHAGEVAIYRSRLEQQLGAFRGAMGELERTNARLRDQLRRLDLETEAQIVARYQREQDQADQKFDPLELDRFSTLQQLSRALNESAADLGGLQGVLDDLSRQYDSLLQQQSRVSSELQDGLMRARMVPFDGLVPRLRRVVRQAGMDTSKQVHLTLEGTHGELDRNVLDRMVAPLEHMLRNSVAHGLEAPEQRRAAGKPEEGEIAIRLHREGSEIVLEVADDGAGLDREGIRRRAIDRGLLAADASPNEQELDSLIFAAGFSTADQVSQLAGRGVGMDVVRNEVRQLGGSVDIQSVRGQGVRFTLRLPQTLAVTQAVFVQIGETTFAVPVASVSGIGRLSRERFEAADSSYRYSGEDYPLYDLGSLVGQAPARADGQDQVPLLLVRAGDLRAAVAIDQVLGNREIVVKPVGLQIASVPGIYGATITGDGRVVVILDVAPLVRRYLANPIAPVQDNAPRLERQVPLVMVVDDSLTMRKVTGRILERHNFEVSVARDGVEALEQLEERVPDLMLLDIEMPRMDGYELATAMRADPRYKDVPIVMITSRSGDKHRQRAFEIGVQRYLGKPYQELDLMRNVYDLLGIARVRE, from the coding sequence ATGAGCAGCCTGCGCGATGCGATGAGCCATGCAGCGCTGGGCTGGGTCAAGCCGGAGCTGGACGAGACCCTGCGCCAGGTGCGGCACGAGGTCGAGTACTTCGTCGAGGACCCGGCCGACGGCAGCCGCATGCGCATCTGCGCCGGCTACCTGCACCAGGTGCAGGGCACCCTGCGCATGGTCGAGCTGTATGCCCCGGCGATGGTGGCCGAGGAACTGGAACAGCTGGCCGTGGCCGTCGGCGAAGGCCGCGTGGCCGACCGCGATGAAGCCTGCGCCACGCTGATGCGTGGCAGCGTGCTGCTGCCCGATTACCTGGAACGCCTGCAGAACGGCCACCGCGATATTCCGATCGTGCTGATGCCGCTGCTGAACGAGATCCGCGCCGCGCGTGGCGAAGAAGGCGTCAATGACAGCGTGCTGTTCGCCTTCGCGCCGGACAGCGTCAGCGCCACCGAGGCCGAGCTGGACCACGCCCGTGGCAGCCTGAGCGGCCGCAACCGCGAGCTGCTCGATACCGTCGGCAGCGCGGTCAAGGAAGAACTGCTGCAGGTCAAGGATGCCCTGGACCTGCACCTGCGCACCGGCGCTGCGCCGCAGCAGCTGCAGGAACAGGTGACCAAGCTGGGCGCGGTCGGCGACACGCTGGGCATGATGGGCCTGGGCGCTGCCCGCGGCGTGGTCGCGCAGCAGCGCGATGCGCTGCTGGCCGTGGTTGAAGGCCGCCAGCAGATCGACGAAGACATGCTGCTGGATATCGCCGGTGCGCTGCTCTATGTCGATGCGTCGCTGGACGACCAGGTCGCCCACCTGGGCGCCGGTGGCAGTGGCGAGGACGACCCGAGCGCGGTGGAGAACCGGCGCACGGTGGAAGTGCTGGCCCACGAGGCGATCGCCAATTTCGCCGCCGCCCGCGAGCACTTCGTCGCCTTCATCGAAACCAGCTGGAACCATGCCGAACTGCAGGACGTGCCGCGCCTGCTGGGCGACGTGTCCGGTGCGCTGCGCATGCTCGACCTGGGCACCGCCGCCGATTACCTGCGCGGCGTGCAGCAGTACATCGAAGCCGAACTGATCGGCCGCCAGCGCGTGCCCAGTGGCCGGCAGCTGGACACGCTGGCCGATGCCATGGCCAGCCTGGAGTACTACCTGGAAGCGCTGCGTGACCGCCGCCCGGGTCGCGAGGACATCCTCGACATTACCCGCAGCAGCCTGGAAACCCTGCGCTACTGGCCGCTGCCCGAGCGCAGCAGCACGGTTGCCGAGACCGAGACCGAGGCCGACGCGGATCCGCTGCAGCCGATCGAGCGCGAGAGCGTGCCGCTGGCCGCTGCTGCGCTGCAGCTGGAGCCGGTGGAGATCGCCGTGCAGCCTGCCGCGCCGGCGCCGGGCGAGATCCCGCCGCCGCTGCCGGACTTCACCTTCGATCCGCTGCCGGCTGCGCCGGTGGCCGACAACAGCCTGATGTTCGGCGCGCTGGGCGGGCAGGACATCGCCGCATCCGCACCCGAGCAGGCCGAACCTGCGCCGCTGCTGTTCGCCGCTTCGACCGCGCCGGTGCCGAGCGTGCCGCAGTGGGAGCTGGGTGGCCACGACGCCGCGCCCGTCGCCGATGAGCGCGCACCGACCTTCAACAGTTTCGATCCGGTCAGCTTCGAGCACGAGGGCGCGGCCCAGCACGTGGCCCCGCAGTGGTCGTTGTCCGACGTCGAAGCGGCGCAGGCCGATGATGGTGACGCGCTGGTGCTGGAAGACAGCGTCGAGGACTTCGGCGTTGCCGCGCTGGACGACGCCGCAGGCGCTTCGCTGGAGCTGGCGGCCGTGCCCGTGTTCGACCCGGTGGCTGCCGAGCATGACGGCCCGGCCGTGCTGGCCGACGAGGTGGTGTTCCACTTCGACAACAGCGCACTGGACAACGCCGACGACGTGCTGTCGCTGCAGGCGATGGAGACGCTGTCGCTGGACGAGGAAGACGACGCGCAGCTGCCGGTGCTGGAGATCGTCGACGCGGTTGAAGCCGCGCCGGTCGAAGTGCTGGAGCTGGAGTCCACCGCGACGATTGAGCCCGTCGAGCAGATCGACATGACCGATGTGGTTGCCGAAGCGGCGCCGGTTGAAATGATCGAGGCCCTGGCCGCCGCCGAGACCGGCGCGGACGAGGTCCTGGCCACTGCCGCCGCGCCTGCCACGACCGTGTCCCTGGTCGACGTCGATACCATCGCGCCGATCGATTTCAGCGAGGCCGATGCGCAGTTCTTCGCCGAACTGAGCGCGGCTGCTGCCGAGTTCAATCCGCGGGCCGTGCCGGCCACCCCGGCACCGGAAGTCGCTGCCGTGGCTGCCGAAGCCACCGGCTTCGAGGCGGGCTTCGATGACGATGCCGAGAACATCGACCAGGATATCCGTGAGGTGTTCCTGGAAGAGTTCGATGACGAGATGGGCAATCTCGGCACGCTGCTGCCGGCCTGGCGCATGCAGCCGGACAACATGGATCGGCTGCGTCCGATCCGCCGCATCTTCCACACCCTCAAGGGCAGTGGCCGCCTGGTCGGCGCCCGCACCTTGGGCGAGTTCGCCTGGAAGATCGAGGGCATGCTCAACCGCGTGCTCGATGGCAGCCGTGCGGCCACCCCGGCCGTGCTGGCGATGGTCGACCATGCCAACACCGCGTTGCCGCAGCTGAATGCCGCGCTGCGCGATGGCCAGCGCGTCACCGTGGACCTGCAGGCGATGCAGGCCATCGCTGACCGCGTGGCCGCCGGTGAGGAAACCTTCTACGTGCCGCTGCCGGTGGCTGCCGCGCCGCAGCCGGTGGCGCCGACCGAAGCCGTGGCCGACGTGCCGGTGCTGGACGACGCCGCTGCCGTGGAAGCGGCGCTTGCCGCCGACACCGTGGCCGAGCTGGTCGGTACGCCAGCCAACATCGACAGCGTGCTGCGCGAGATCCTGGAAGCCGAGGTGGAAGTCCACCTGGCGACCCTGCAGCAGTGGCTGCAGTCGGCGCAGCAGGCCGAGCAGCCGGTGAACGATGCGCTGCTGCGCGCCGTGCACACCATGAACGGCGCCTTCGCGATGACCGAAGTGCCGGAAATCACCGCCGTTACCGGTGCCGCCGAGTCCTACATCAAGCGTGCGCTGGCCGCTGAAGTGGTGCCGGGTGCCGAGGCGCTGGGTGCGCTGGATGCCACCGCGCAGGCGATCGGCGCCACCATGGACGCGCTGCAGGCCGAACAGCCGCGCATCGCGCCGCAGGCCGAGCTGGCGCAGCGCCTGCAGGCGCTGGCCGGTGAACTGCCGGAAGCGCGCTGGCCGATGGTCGGTCTGGAAATGGACGACGAAGATTTCGACGAGGTTGAAGCCGAAGCCGAAGCCGAAGCCGAAGCCGAAGCGAATGCCGCCGACATCGATGTGGTCGATGTGCAGCGTGATGCCGAGGTTGAAGCGGATGTCGTGGCTGACATTGAAGCGCCTGCTGACGCCGCCGTGCCGGTTGCCGAAGCCGAAGCCGCGCCCGACGCCGGTCTGGAGGCTGCCGAACTGACCGGTGGCGAAGACCTGTCGCGCTACTTCGATGCCGGCTGGCCGTCGATGCCGGAGGCCGCTGCCACGCTGCCGACGGTGATCGAAGCGGACGCTGTCGTTGAAGCCATCGAAGCCGATGACGTTGCTGAAACCGCTGAAGTCGCGCCAGTTGCGATCGATGTGGACGCCGCCGGCCTGACCGCCGTCGACGATCTGTCGCCGTACCTGGATGCCAGCGCGCTGCCGGTGGATGACCGTGATCTGGAAGATGCTGTCGTTGCGGCGGAAAGTGACGCAATTGCCCTGAGCCCGCTGCCGCAGGCGCCGGTTGTCGAGGCGGTTGACCAAGACATCGAGGCATTGGCGCTCGACAGCGACGCAACCAGCCTTCAGGATGAAATGGCTGTGCCGGGCTTCGCAGAACCGGTCACGCTGGAGGCCGCGCTCGAAGCCGGCCTGCACGTGATCGAGGACGAACAGGCGCAGGACGAGGACGGCCAGTGGCCGGTGCTCGGCCTGCAGGCCAGCGAACTCGCGCCGGGCGAGGCGGAAGCCTTTGCCGAGGATGCGGACGTCGGCGGGGAGGCGGCGGTCGGTGAAGGAGAGAGCGCCGACCTGCCGTCCCCGGCGACGGTGAATGACGACGTGTTGGTTGACGACGCGTCGACCGATGAGGTGGCCGAGGTGGCCGCACCGGTGCGTCTGTTCGAGATGGAAGAGGCGCCGGGCCACAGCCAGGATGCCGCCGAAGCCGCAGTTGTCGCAGCCGAGGCCGTTGAACCGGACGCCATCGAAGCCGAGCCTGCCGAAGCCGAAGCCGAAGCCGAAGCCGAAGCCGATCAGCTCGACTTCACTGTCTACGACCGCGAGCTGGTCGATATCTTCGTCGAGGAAGGCAAGGACCTGCTCGACCACTGCGATGGCCTGATCAGCGAACTGCGCGATGCACCGCAGGACCGCGAGGTCGTGGCCGGCCTGCAGCGTGACCTGCACACGCTCAAGGGCGGTGCACGCATGGCCGGCATCAACGCCATCGGCGACCTCGGCCACAGCATCGAATCGCTGCTGGAAGCCGTGGCCGCTGGCCGCACCGAAATTGAACGTCCTGACGTGCAGCTGCTGGAGCGTGGTTTCGATCGCCTGCACCAGCTGCTGACCCGCACCGGTGACCACCGCGTGGTCGAGCCGCCGCAGGATCTGGTGGACGCCTTTGAAGCGCGCACCCGCAGCGATGCTGCCGCGACTGCCAAGGCTGCTGCAGCCAGCACCGACCCGGCTGACGAGGCACCGGTGGCGACCGTGCCGCTGCCCCTGGGCGACGCGCCGCTGTCGGCACCGCTGCCGGTGGAAGGCGCGCCGGAGGAGGATCCGCTGGCGCGTCCGCAGCAGGAACAGGTGCGCGTGCGCGCCGACCTGCTCGACCGCCTGGTCAACCACGCCGGTGAAGTGGCGATCTACCGCTCGCGCCTGGAGCAGCAGCTGGGTGCCTTCCGTGGCGCCATGGGCGAACTGGAGCGCACCAATGCGCGACTGCGCGACCAGCTGCGCCGACTCGACCTGGAAACCGAGGCGCAGATCGTCGCCCGCTACCAGCGCGAGCAGGACCAGGCCGACCAGAAGTTCGATCCGCTGGAACTGGACCGTTTCTCCACCCTGCAGCAGCTCAGCCGTGCGCTGAACGAATCGGCAGCCGACCTTGGCGGCCTGCAGGGCGTGCTGGACGATCTGTCGCGCCAGTACGATTCGCTGCTGCAGCAGCAGTCGCGCGTCAGCTCGGAACTGCAGGACGGCCTGATGCGCGCGCGCATGGTGCCGTTCGACGGCCTGGTGCCGCGCCTGCGCCGTGTCGTCCGCCAGGCCGGCATGGACACCAGCAAGCAGGTGCACCTGACCCTGGAAGGTACCCACGGCGAACTGGACCGCAACGTCCTGGACCGCATGGTCGCGCCGCTGGAGCACATGCTGCGCAACTCGGTGGCCCACGGCCTGGAAGCACCGGAACAGCGTCGCGCCGCCGGCAAGCCGGAAGAAGGCGAGATCGCCATCCGCCTGCACCGCGAAGGTTCGGAAATCGTGCTGGAAGTGGCCGATGACGGTGCCGGCCTGGACCGCGAGGGGATCCGTCGCCGCGCCATCGACCGTGGCCTGCTGGCCGCCGATGCGTCGCCGAACGAGCAGGAGCTGGACAGCCTGATCTTCGCCGCCGGCTTCTCCACCGCCGACCAGGTCAGCCAGCTGGCTGGCCGCGGCGTGGGCATGGACGTGGTGCGCAACGAAGTGCGCCAGCTCGGTGGCTCGGTCGACATCCAGTCGGTGCGTGGCCAGGGCGTGCGTTTCACTCTGCGTCTGCCGCAGACCCTGGCCGTCACCCAGGCCGTGTTCGTGCAGATCGGCGAAACCACGTTTGCCGTGCCGGTGGCGTCGGTCAGTGGTATCGGCCGCCTGTCGCGCGAGCGTTTCGAAGCCGCCGACAGCAGCTACCGCTACAGCGGCGAAGACTATCCGCTGTACGACCTGGGCAGCCTGGTCGGCCAGGCCCCGGCGCGTGCCGACGGCCAGGACCAGGTGCCGCTGCTGCTGGTCCGCGCCGGCGACCTGCGTGCCGCCGTGGCGATCGACCAGGTGCTGGGCAACCGCGAAATCGTGGTGAAGCCGGTCGGCCTGCAGATCGCTTCGGTGCCGGGTATCTACGGCGCCACCATCACCGGCGATGGCCGCGTGGTGGTCATTCTCGACGTGGCCCCGCTGGTGCGCCGTTACCTGGCCAACCCGATCGCGCCGGTGCAGGACAACGCGCCGCGCCTGGAGCGCCAGGTTCCGCTGGTGATGGTGGTCGACGATTCGCTGACCATGCGCAAGGTGACCGGCCGCATCCTGGAACGCCACAACTTCGAGGTCAGCGTCGCCCGCGACGGTGTCGAGGCCTTGGAGCAGCTGGAAGAGCGCGTGCCCGACCTGATGCTGCTGGACATCGAAATGCCGCGCATGGACGGTTACGAGCTGGCCACCGCGATGCGTGCCGACCCGCGCTACAAGGACGTGCCGATCGTGATGATCACCTCGCGCAGCGGTGACAAGCATCGCCAGCGCGCCTTCGAGATCGGCGTGCAGCGCTACCTGGGCAAGCCGTACCAGGAGCTGGACCTGATGCGTAACGTGTATGACTTGCTGGGGATCGCCCGTGTCCGTGAGTGA